In one Cervus canadensis isolate Bull #8, Minnesota chromosome 22, ASM1932006v1, whole genome shotgun sequence genomic region, the following are encoded:
- the CMTM7 gene encoding CKLF-like MARVEL transmembrane domain-containing protein 7 isoform X1 produces MSHGAGLVRTTCSSGSAPGAGAGAGPLGVSSLENLLDPIYPRTHGAILKVAQMVTLLIAFICVRTSLWTSYSAYSYFEVVTICNLIMILAFYLVHLFRLYRVLTCISWPLSVRELPARSPPARVRTQAGCLDLTASFPSTHPASLAASALNFPLSGGPLCLVSYWPLKLTFKLQEGCASHRMLVFSSDRKWAE; encoded by the exons ATGTCGCACGGAGCCGGGCTCGTCCGCACCACGTGCAGCAGCGGCAGCGCCCCGGGAGCCGGAGCCGGCGCGGGGCCGCTGGGCGTGAGCTCCTTGGAGAATCTGCTGGATCCCATCTACCCCCGCACCCACGGGGCGATACTGaaggtggcgcagatg GTCACGCTGCTGATCGCCTTCATCTGCGTGAGGACCTCTCTTTGGACCAGCTACAGCGCCTACAGCTACTTCGAAGTGGTCACCATTTGCAACCTGATCATGATCCTCGCCTTCTATCTGGTGCACCTCTTCCGCCTCTACCGCGTGCTCACCTGTATCAGCTGGCCCCTGTCGGTAAGGGAGCTGCCGGCCCGCTCTCCCCCGGCGCGAGTCAGGACGCAGGCTGGGTGCTTGGACCTGACGGCATCCTTCCCGTCTACCCACCCCGCCTCCTTGGCTGCCTCAGCTCTGAATTTCCCACTGTCGGGTGGCCCTCTCTGCCTCGTGTCCTACTGGCCTCTAAAACTCACCTTCAAGCTGCAAGAAGGCTGTGCTTCTCATCGCATGCTGGTTTTCTCAAGTGACAGAAAATGGGCTGAATAG